Part of the Aciduliprofundum boonei T469 genome is shown below.
GAGGAGTTTGCAAAAGAGCTTGAAGAGCATTTCTCCGGCGCAATCTTAACTCTAATAATTCCTTACAAAAAATTTGAAAATTATTTTGAAGTGCTTGAGAAGAGAGACATTATGTACGGAGAACTGCAAACAAAAATTTACAGGTTTAAAATATAAAAAAATTAGGAGAGATTGTGTTTCTTGAGGAAGTCATTAAGAATATCCTCAAGATCAGGCTTGCCTATCTCATCTAATTCGTAGCGCACGCGCACAATAGGCTTATTCACCTTAACCACGCGGTTGAGGTCTATTGGAGTGCCGCTCACAACCACGTCCGCATCCGCGTTATTTATCGTCTCTTCAAGTTCTTTCATCTGCTTCTCACCGTAACCCATTGCTGGCAATATCACATGGAGATGCGTGTATTTCTTGTATGTGTCCACTATGGAGCCAACGGCGTAAGGCCTTGGATCTATTATCTCCTTCGCTCCAAATTTCTTTGCTGCCACATAGCCAGCACCGTATCTCATTCCTCCATGCGTAAGAGTGGGGCCATCTTCCACCACGAGCACTTTCTTGCCCTTTATCAATTCCGGCTTATCCACGAATAAAGGTGAGGCAGCCTCGATCACTATTGCATTTGGATTTGCCTTCTCGATGCTATTGTATATCTCCTGAATATCGTCACGGTTCGCGGTATCCATCTTGTTGATTATGATTACATCTGCCGCTCTGAAATTCGTCTCACCTGGATGATATTTCATCTCGTGCCCGGGACGATGAGGATCAGCCACCACAATCCAAAGATCAGGCTTGTAGAACGGGAAGTCGTTGTTTCCGCCATCCCATATTATAACATCCGCTTCCTTCTCCGCCTCTCTCAGAATTGCTTCGTAATCCACGCCCGCATACACAACTCCACCCATATCTATGTATGGCTCGTACTCTTCTCTCTCTTCGATTGTGCATTCATTCTTATCCAAATCTTCGTATGATGCAAATCTCTGCACACGCTGCTTAACCAAATCTCCGTAGGGCATAGGATGCCTGATGGACACAACTTTCAATCCCTTCTCTCTCAATAATTTGAATATCTTGCGAGAGGTTTGGCTCTTTCCGCTTCCAGTGCGCACGGCCGTTACAGCTATCACGGGCTTGCTGCTTTTAAGCATTGTACTCTCTGGGCCCAAAAGCCAGAAATCAGCCCCAGCGGCATGAGCTCTGGATGCGAGGTCCATAACATGCTCGTGGGGTACATCGCTGTAAGCAAATACCACTATATCCACGCCCTTCTCCTTGATTATTTTCTCCATATCGTCCTCTGCTAGAATGGGTATGCCATCCGGGTAGAGATCTCCCGCAAGCTCAGGAGGATAAACTCTACCCTCTATATCAGGAATCTGCGTAGCCGTGAACGCCACTACCTCATAGTTAGGGTTGTTTCTAAAGAAAACATTGAAATTGTGGAAATCTCTTCCCGCTGCTCCCAATATCAAAACCTTCCTCTTTTCCATTTACATCACCTCATGCGGACATGGGGAGGATTTATATTAATATTGCTAAAATGAAATTCACTCAAAAATTTTATATTAGGCACTCGCATGGGAAATGGGGATTTAAAAATGAAATTTAGAATGATGCTTATACTCTTTATAACCGCAATTTTCATAATTCAAATCCTATCTGGCAATATTACCTATGGGATGGCTCCTAAAGAAAATGCAAATCCGATAAAAGATATTGAAAATGAACTCAATGGCAAAATTATCATTGAGAAATATAAAAATTTAATCTATGCCGTATATACCAAGCAAAGAA
Proteins encoded:
- a CDS encoding cyclic 2,3-diphosphoglycerate synthase; the encoded protein is MEKRKVLILGAAGRDFHNFNVFFRNNPNYEVVAFTATQIPDIEGRVYPPELAGDLYPDGIPILAEDDMEKIIKEKGVDIVVFAYSDVPHEHVMDLASRAHAAGADFWLLGPESTMLKSSKPVIAVTAVRTGSGKSQTSRKIFKLLREKGLKVVSIRHPMPYGDLVKQRVQRFASYEDLDKNECTIEEREEYEPYIDMGGVVYAGVDYEAILREAEKEADVIIWDGGNNDFPFYKPDLWIVVADPHRPGHEMKYHPGETNFRAADVIIINKMDTANRDDIQEIYNSIEKANPNAIVIEAASPLFVDKPELIKGKKVLVVEDGPTLTHGGMRYGAGYVAAKKFGAKEIIDPRPYAVGSIVDTYKKYTHLHVILPAMGYGEKQMKELEETINNADADVVVSGTPIDLNRVVKVNKPIVRVRYELDEIGKPDLEDILNDFLKKHNLS